The genomic stretch GCGGCCCGTCGGCTCCGGACTTCCCCGCAGCGCCATTGCAGGCTGCACGGTCGCGCTCAGCTTGCGCGCAGGTGCCACATGGACGCGACGATGAGCAAGCCCTTACACCCGCCCGAGCTGGAGCTCTCTGCGCGCCAGAGCGGGCTCAGCTTCCAGCGCACGCGGATGAGCACGGACCGCACGCTGCTCTCGATGCTGCGCACCGCCATCTCGCTGGTGAGCTTCGGCTTCACCATCGCGCAGTTCTTCCAGCGCCTGCACCAGTCGCCGCAGTTCGCGCAGCTGGTGGGGACCCACGCCGCGCGCAACTTCGGGATCGCGCTCGTGCTCATGGGCAATGCGCTGCTCGCGCTCGCGCTCGTGCAGCACGTGGCCATCCGGCGCACCCTGCACGCCGAGCGCGCGCTGCTCGTGCGTCAGGGGCTGATGCACGGAGACGAGCCCTTCGCGCCGTCCATGGCCTTCTACGTGTCGCTGCTCTTCCTGCTGCTCTCGCTCGCGGTGGTGCTGGGCATGGTGTTCCGCGCGGGCCCCTTCGACTGAGCGCGCTACGGCCCCTTGCGCTCGAAGGAGAACTGGCGCTTGTCCCAGCGCTGGGGCGTGAGCAGCAGCACGCCCCCTTCCACCTCGCAGCGCAGGCGGGTGACGTTGCGGCCGCTCCAGTCGGGGAGCGCCACGTCGCGCGGCTCCCCGCAGAGCACCCCCTCGAGCGAGCCTCCCAGCGCCCGCGCCTCCCACTCGTCCTTGTCCAGCATCACCACCTGGCCCCAGATGCGCATCGTGAGCGCGTTGCCCGAGCCCAGCGTGGGGCCGCCCAGGCGCGTCTCCATCTCGAAGCAGCCGGGCGCCGCGATGCGCATGAGCAGCCCGTAGTCGGAGCGGATGGACTGGTCATCCGTGCCCTTGCTCTGGCGCACGAAGCCCGCGCCCGTCAGCTCCCACTGCCCCGTCCACTCCTCCGGCAGCGCGAAGGCCGCCCCGGGCTGGGGTGCGCACTGCCCGGGCGCCTCCGCCCCCGGCGCCCCCTTCACCGAGGCGAACACCCGGCCACACGCCTCGGGGCAGGCCTTGCGCCAGCAGGCGGTGTCGCTCGCCGCGCACTGCGCCTTGCGCAGGCAGCTGCGCAGCCCCTTCATGGCGCCCGCGCAGGGCGCCATGCAGCGCTCGAGGCACTTGCCCTCGATGCAGCCGGCGATGCAGCTCCACGTCTCCAGCGGGCAGGCGCGCGGAGGCGGGGGCGGCTTTGCGGGCGCCTGGGCGAGCGCGCGGGGCAGCAGCGCGAGCAGCAGCGCCAGCGCAGCGGGGAGCAGGGGCCCGTGTGCCCTCCGCGCTGGCATGGCGCTCACTCCATCGCGCGCTCGAGCATCAGCCCGAGGATGGTGGCCTGCTGCGCCGGCGCGAGGCGCTCGAAGCCGCTGGGCAGGGTCACCTTCACGTCCGTGGAGGGCTTGCCCTCGCAGTCACGCTCGCCCTTGTAGTCCGTGCCGAGCCCGCTGCCGCCCGTGCCGGCGCTGTTGTAGGCGTTGCTGCGGTTGCTGCGCTTCAGGTCATATCGGCAGGTGGCCACGTTGCCCGAGAGCGTGTTGGGCGAGAACGAGAACGAGGACTCCCGCCCGCGGTAGAGCCCATCCGCGCGCAGGCCGCCCTTCGTGGGCTGCAGCTGCAGCCGGATGGGCTCCTCCCCTACCTTGCCCTGCACCGTGCCCTGCGCGAGCGCGAGGTCCACGGGCGCGCCGTAGGCCTCGCCCTTCGCGGTGCCGCCCTGCACCTCCACGTTCACCTGGGGCCCCTTGAGCGTGTTGCCCTCGAGCGCCACGTAGCGGGTCTTCCCATAGGCCTCCACCATCACGTTGCCCGTGGCCTCACTCAGGCCCGTGCTCGCGACCGCCGCCCCGGTGCTGCCCTTCGACGAAGAGGAGGACGAGGCACAGCCACAGACTGCGAGCAGCGCTGCCGTCATCCACGCCTGGCGCTTCATGAGACACTCCTTCCCTCCCCGGGCAGAGCGCCCGTGAGGGAGGCTGGGGACGGAGGCTCGCGGCGGGATGCGGACAAACCCCGAGCCCGGCAGCGCCGCGCACGTCCGGTCCCCTCCTCA from Aggregicoccus sp. 17bor-14 encodes the following:
- a CDS encoding YidH family protein, producing MSKPLHPPELELSARQSGLSFQRTRMSTDRTLLSMLRTAISLVSFGFTIAQFFQRLHQSPQFAQLVGTHAARNFGIALVLMGNALLALALVQHVAIRRTLHAERALLVRQGLMHGDEPFAPSMAFYVSLLFLLLSLAVVLGMVFRAGPFD